One Streptomyces sp. CNQ-509 DNA window includes the following coding sequences:
- a CDS encoding MFS transporter, which yields MSTGPGADSAPAPAPDDYEEEEESSRRGTFSSLRIRNYRLFAGGQVVSNTGTWMQRIAQDWLVLSLTGSATAVGITTALQFLPMLLFGLYGGVLADRLPKRKLLLATQAAMGLIGLALAALTLSGAVTVWHVYLMAFLLGLATVVDNPARQVFVAELVGKEQMQNAVSLNAANFQTARLLGPAVAGVLITAVGSGWAFLLNGLSFIAPLTGLLLMRTAELHRVERAPRGKGQLREGLKYVAGRPELLWPIVLVGFIGTFGYNFPIWLTAYVDEVFHGDAGTYGLLNSLMAAGSLGGALFAARRGVSRMRLTVLAALAFGVLEIVAAVSPAFWLFAALLVPVGAAGLFFNTTANANVQLATNEAMRGRVMSLFVMVFVGGTPIGGPLVGWATDTFGARIGFLTCGVISVLAAVTVGLVLARVGGLRLRIDLRRGRKHVAFVPSQRAEELAPAA from the coding sequence TTGAGTACGGGACCCGGAGCAGACTCCGCACCCGCACCCGCACCCGATGACTACGAAGAAGAAGAGGAGAGCAGCAGACGCGGCACCTTCAGCTCGCTGAGGATCCGCAACTACCGGCTCTTCGCCGGCGGCCAGGTGGTCTCCAACACCGGTACCTGGATGCAGCGCATCGCCCAGGACTGGCTGGTGCTCAGCCTCACCGGGTCCGCCACCGCCGTCGGCATCACGACCGCGCTGCAGTTCCTGCCCATGCTGCTGTTCGGCCTCTACGGCGGCGTCCTCGCCGACCGGCTGCCGAAGCGCAAGCTGCTCCTCGCCACCCAGGCGGCCATGGGCCTCATCGGCCTCGCGCTCGCGGCACTCACGCTGAGCGGAGCCGTGACGGTCTGGCACGTCTACCTGATGGCGTTCCTGCTCGGCCTCGCCACCGTCGTCGACAACCCGGCGCGGCAGGTGTTCGTCGCCGAGCTGGTCGGCAAGGAGCAGATGCAGAACGCCGTCAGCCTCAACGCCGCCAACTTCCAGACGGCCCGCCTCCTCGGGCCCGCCGTCGCCGGCGTCCTCATCACCGCCGTGGGCAGCGGCTGGGCGTTCCTTCTGAACGGGCTCTCCTTCATCGCCCCCCTCACCGGGCTGCTGCTCATGCGCACCGCGGAGCTGCACCGCGTCGAGCGCGCGCCGCGCGGCAAGGGGCAGTTGCGCGAGGGCCTGAAGTACGTCGCCGGGCGGCCCGAGCTGCTGTGGCCGATCGTACTGGTCGGCTTCATCGGCACGTTCGGCTACAACTTCCCGATCTGGCTCACGGCGTACGTGGACGAGGTCTTCCACGGCGACGCCGGCACGTACGGGCTGCTGAACTCGCTGATGGCCGCCGGCTCCCTCGGCGGCGCGCTGTTCGCGGCGCGGCGCGGGGTGAGCAGGATGCGGCTGACGGTGCTCGCGGCGCTGGCGTTCGGCGTGCTGGAGATCGTCGCGGCGGTATCGCCGGCGTTCTGGCTCTTCGCGGCGCTGCTGGTGCCGGTGGGCGCGGCCGGGCTGTTCTTCAACACGACCGCGAACGCCAACGTCCAGCTCGCCACCAACGAGGCCATGCGCGGCCGGGTGATGAGCCTGTTCGTCATGGTGTTCGTCGGCGGCACGCCGATCGGCGGGCCGCTCGTCGGCTGGGCGACGGACACGTTCGGCGCCCGGATCGGGTTCCTGACCTGCGGGGTGATATCCGTGCTCGCGGCCGTCACGGTGGGTCTGGTGCTGGCCCGCGTCGGCGGGCTGCGGCTGCGGATAGACCTGCGGCGGGGGCGCAAGCACGTCGCGTTCGTGCCGTCGCAGCGGGCGGAGGAGCTGGCTCCGGCGGCGTAG
- a CDS encoding 1,4-dihydroxy-6-naphthoate synthase, with protein sequence MTSPGTPSDQPLRIAYSPCPNDTFVFHAWAHGLVPGAPPLDVTFADIHLTNGMAERGESDVLKVSYAVLPYVLDRYALLPCGGALGRACGPLVLTAGAQRPADLAGRTVAVPSERSTAYLLFRLWAAAEVPGGVGEVVVMPFHEIMTAVRDGKVDAGLVIHEARFTYQGYGLHRLADMGEHWEATTGLPIPLGAIVARRALGADTLHALAAAARTSVRMAWEDPEASRAYVREHAQELDPAVADQHIGLYVNEFTADLGEDGYAAVRGLLTRAAAEGLVPPVAPDALAFP encoded by the coding sequence ATGACCTCGCCGGGCACCCCGAGCGACCAGCCGCTCCGGATCGCCTACTCCCCCTGCCCCAACGACACCTTCGTCTTCCACGCCTGGGCCCACGGCCTCGTCCCCGGCGCCCCGCCCCTCGACGTCACCTTCGCCGACATCCACCTCACCAACGGCATGGCCGAGCGCGGCGAGTCCGACGTCCTCAAGGTCTCCTACGCCGTCCTCCCCTACGTCCTCGACCGCTACGCCCTCCTGCCCTGCGGCGGCGCCCTCGGCCGGGCCTGCGGGCCCCTGGTGCTCACCGCCGGCGCGCAGCGCCCCGCCGACCTCGCCGGCCGCACCGTCGCCGTGCCCAGCGAGCGGTCGACGGCCTACCTGCTCTTCCGGCTCTGGGCCGCGGCGGAAGTGCCGGGCGGGGTCGGCGAGGTCGTCGTCATGCCGTTCCACGAGATCATGACCGCCGTCCGCGACGGCAAGGTCGACGCCGGGCTCGTGATTCACGAGGCCCGCTTCACCTATCAGGGTTACGGCCTCCACCGCCTCGCCGACATGGGCGAGCACTGGGAGGCCACCACCGGCCTGCCCATCCCCCTCGGCGCCATCGTCGCCCGCCGCGCCCTCGGCGCGGACACGCTGCACGCGCTCGCCGCCGCCGCCCGCACCTCGGTGCGGATGGCGTGGGAGGACCCGGAGGCGTCGCGGGCGTACGTGCGGGAGCACGCGCAGGAGCTGGACCCCGCGGTGGCGGACCAGCACATCGGCCTGTACGTCAACGAGTTCACCGCCGACCTCGGCGAGGACGGCTATGCGGCCGTGCGCGGTCTGCTCACCCGGGCGGCGGCGGAGGGCCTGGTGCCGCCCGTCGCCCCGGACGCGCTGGCGTTCCCGTAG
- a CDS encoding DUF2530 domain-containing protein — protein MGKKAYRHPAPEPFEGDITAVTVGGTVLWLVLFVVQLPFLGWLDDHDRMWWLWTCLAGAGLGVLGLWYVRRREAALARGGDAGARSNT, from the coding sequence ATGGGCAAGAAGGCGTACAGGCACCCGGCGCCGGAGCCGTTCGAGGGCGACATCACGGCGGTGACCGTCGGCGGCACCGTGCTGTGGCTGGTGCTCTTCGTGGTCCAGTTGCCGTTCCTCGGCTGGCTGGACGACCACGACCGCATGTGGTGGCTGTGGACCTGCCTGGCGGGCGCCGGTCTCGGTGTCCTGGGCCTCTGGTACGTACGCCGCCGCGAGGCCGCGCTTGCGCGGGGTGGCGACGCGGGCGCCCGGTCGAACACGTAA
- a CDS encoding NCS2 family permease, with the protein MPPDAKTTGTAPGDGPPPRPSSPLDAYFHISRRGSSVTQELRGGLATFFAMAYIIVLNPIILGSAKDKFGHKLDHGELVTATVLVAAVTTLLMGVLGNVPVACAAGLGINAVVSLQLAPEMSWPDAMGMVVLAGLIIMLLVATGLRERVMSAIPDGLRKAIAIGIGLFIALVGLVDAGLVTRNPDSAQTTVPLTLGTAGHLKGWPVLVFLLGLGLTFVLLARRFRGAILVSIVTMTVLAVIIHAVADLPEKEWGLTAPVLPGHVVEAPHFGLLGEASLFGGFREAGILTGCLFVFTVLLSGFFDAMGTILGVTEEARLLDEHGRLPEMNRVLMADGAAVALGGAASASASTAFAESTAGVGEGARTGLANLVTGGLFLLALVFTPLVTIVPSQAATPALVVVGFLILSATIRSIDWSDTTIAAPAFLTIVLMPFSYSITVGIGMGFLAHTLLRTAVGRPASVRPALWVTSAVFVVYFALEPIERWLGLN; encoded by the coding sequence ATGCCCCCCGACGCGAAGACCACCGGCACGGCCCCCGGGGACGGTCCCCCGCCCCGGCCCTCCTCCCCGCTCGACGCCTACTTCCACATCTCGCGGCGCGGCTCGTCCGTCACGCAGGAGCTGCGGGGCGGGCTGGCGACGTTCTTCGCCATGGCGTACATCATCGTGCTGAACCCGATCATCCTGGGCTCGGCGAAGGACAAGTTCGGCCACAAGCTGGACCACGGCGAACTGGTCACGGCCACCGTGCTGGTCGCGGCGGTGACCACGCTCCTCATGGGCGTCCTCGGCAACGTCCCCGTCGCCTGCGCCGCCGGCCTCGGCATCAACGCCGTGGTGTCGCTCCAGCTCGCGCCGGAGATGTCGTGGCCGGACGCGATGGGCATGGTGGTGCTCGCGGGGCTGATCATCATGCTGCTGGTGGCCACGGGGCTACGGGAGCGGGTGATGTCCGCGATCCCCGACGGCCTGCGCAAGGCCATCGCGATCGGCATCGGCCTGTTCATCGCCCTCGTCGGCCTGGTCGACGCGGGCCTCGTCACCCGCAACCCGGACTCCGCGCAGACCACCGTCCCCCTCACCCTGGGCACAGCGGGTCACCTGAAAGGGTGGCCCGTCCTGGTCTTCCTGCTGGGCCTCGGGCTGACCTTCGTGCTGCTGGCCCGCCGCTTCCGCGGCGCGATCCTGGTCAGCATCGTCACGATGACGGTCCTCGCCGTGATCATCCACGCGGTCGCCGACCTCCCGGAGAAGGAGTGGGGCCTCACCGCCCCGGTACTCCCCGGCCACGTCGTCGAGGCCCCCCACTTCGGCCTGCTCGGCGAGGCGAGCCTCTTCGGCGGCTTCCGCGAGGCGGGGATCCTGACGGGCTGCCTCTTCGTCTTCACCGTGCTGCTGTCCGGCTTCTTCGACGCGATGGGCACGATCCTCGGCGTCACGGAGGAGGCCCGTCTCCTCGACGAACACGGCCGCCTCCCGGAGATGAACCGGGTCCTCATGGCCGACGGCGCCGCCGTCGCCCTGGGCGGCGCCGCCTCCGCCTCGGCGAGCACGGCCTTCGCCGAGTCCACCGCGGGCGTCGGCGAGGGCGCGCGTACCGGCCTCGCGAACCTCGTCACGGGCGGACTGTTCCTGCTGGCGCTGGTCTTCACCCCGCTGGTGACGATCGTCCCCTCGCAGGCGGCGACCCCGGCGCTGGTGGTGGTCGGCTTCCTGATCCTGTCGGCCACCATCCGCAGCATCGACTGGTCCGACACGACGATCGCGGCCCCCGCCTTCCTCACCATCGTCCTGATGCCCTTCAGCTACAGCATCACGGTCGGCATCGGCATGGGCTTCCTGGCCCACACCCTCCTCCGCACGGCGGTGGGCCGCCCGGCGAGCGTCCGTCCGGCGCTGTGGGTGACGTCGGCGGTGTTCGTCGTCTACTTCGCCCTGGAACCCATCGAACGCTGGCTGGGCCTCAACTGA
- a CDS encoding cation-translocating P-type ATPase: MTQRVETAADGGEGPEPGGGPGGAGGKPDGAGGTARAEPGGTAGGDPGGQPGEPGGQPDRAGANGAGGTAVALRHDGLTAAEVAERVARGEVNDVPVRSSRSTADIVRANVLTRFNAIIGVLWVIMLVVAPIQDSLFGFVILANTGIGIIQELRAKKTLDNLAVIGEARPQVRRDGRTAEIPTAEIVLGDLVELGPGDKVVVDGEVLESDSLEVDESLLTGEADPVIKQPGDKVLSGSFVVAGGGAFTATKVGREAYAVQLAEEASRFTLVHSELRSGISTILKYVTYMMIPAAIGLVISQLVVENNSPQDAIRRMVGGIVPMVPEGLVLLTSVAFAIGVIRLGRKQCLVQELPAIEGLARVDVVCLDKTGTLTEGGMDVTELRPLGGAAEADVRRVLGALGSSDPRPNASLQAIIEAYPDTEELRCTGALPFSSARKYSGAAFSGDGAGAGTWLLGAPDVLLPAGDPSLAEIDDLNAEGLRVLLLARAQRELDDPEVARGVEPTALVVLEQRLRPDAADTLGYFAEERVETKIISGDNAVSVGAVAAKLGMARADRTVDARTLPADRDEMAEVLDDNAVFGRVNPQQKRDMVAALKSRGHDVAMTGDGVNDVLALKDADIGVSMGSGSEASKAVAQIVLLNNSFSTLPSVVAEGRRVIGNIERVANLFLVKTVYSVLLALLVVATQVPYPFLPRHLTLLSTLTIGVPAFFLALAPNKERARPHFVRRVMRYAIPAGLIAGTATFVTYMLARAHYSGPGALDAETSAATLTLFLIAMWVLVIIARPYTWWRVGLVGTMALGFVIVLVTPWLQKFFALKLVGAEMPWTAVGIAVASAVLLEFAWRWVTRRFPD, encoded by the coding sequence ATGACGCAGCGGGTCGAGACGGCCGCCGACGGCGGCGAGGGGCCGGAGCCCGGCGGCGGGCCGGGCGGGGCGGGCGGGAAACCTGACGGAGCCGGCGGGACGGCGCGGGCGGAACCCGGCGGGACGGCGGGCGGAGATCCTGGCGGTCAGCCCGGGGAGCCCGGCGGGCAGCCGGACCGGGCGGGGGCGAACGGGGCGGGCGGGACCGCCGTCGCGCTGCGGCACGACGGACTCACCGCCGCCGAGGTCGCCGAGCGCGTCGCCCGCGGCGAGGTCAACGACGTTCCCGTACGCTCCTCCCGCTCCACCGCCGACATCGTCCGCGCCAACGTCCTCACCCGCTTCAACGCCATCATCGGCGTCCTGTGGGTCATCATGCTCGTCGTCGCGCCCATCCAGGACAGCCTCTTCGGCTTCGTGATCCTCGCGAACACCGGCATCGGCATCATCCAGGAGCTGCGCGCCAAGAAGACCCTCGACAACCTCGCCGTCATCGGCGAGGCCAGGCCGCAGGTGCGCCGCGACGGCCGCACCGCCGAGATCCCCACCGCCGAGATCGTCCTCGGCGACCTCGTCGAGCTGGGCCCGGGCGACAAGGTCGTCGTCGACGGCGAGGTGCTGGAGTCCGACAGCCTGGAGGTCGACGAGTCCCTGCTCACCGGCGAGGCCGACCCCGTCATCAAGCAGCCGGGCGACAAGGTGCTCTCCGGCAGCTTCGTCGTCGCCGGCGGCGGCGCGTTCACGGCGACGAAGGTGGGGCGCGAGGCGTACGCCGTGCAGTTGGCGGAGGAGGCGTCGCGCTTCACGCTCGTCCACTCCGAGCTGCGCAGCGGCATCAGCACGATCCTCAAGTACGTGACGTACATGATGATCCCGGCCGCCATCGGCCTGGTCATCAGCCAGCTCGTGGTCGAGAACAACAGCCCGCAGGACGCCATCCGCCGCATGGTCGGCGGCATCGTGCCGATGGTGCCCGAGGGCCTTGTGCTGCTGACCTCGGTGGCGTTCGCCATAGGGGTCATCCGGCTCGGCCGCAAGCAGTGCCTCGTACAGGAGCTGCCCGCGATCGAGGGGCTCGCGCGGGTCGACGTCGTCTGCCTCGACAAGACCGGCACCCTCACCGAGGGCGGTATGGACGTCACCGAGCTGCGGCCGCTGGGCGGCGCGGCGGAGGCGGACGTACGGCGGGTGCTGGGTGCGCTCGGCTCGTCGGACCCGCGGCCGAACGCCAGCCTCCAGGCCATCATCGAGGCGTACCCGGACACCGAGGAACTGCGCTGCACGGGGGCGCTGCCGTTCTCCTCGGCGCGCAAGTACAGCGGGGCGGCGTTCAGCGGGGACGGGGCAGGTGCGGGTACGTGGCTGCTGGGCGCCCCCGACGTGCTGCTGCCCGCCGGCGACCCCTCCCTCGCCGAGATCGACGACCTCAACGCCGAGGGCCTGCGCGTGCTGCTGCTCGCCCGCGCCCAACGGGAGCTGGACGACCCGGAGGTGGCGCGCGGCGTCGAGCCGACGGCGCTGGTCGTCCTGGAGCAGCGGCTGCGCCCGGACGCCGCCGACACCCTCGGCTACTTCGCGGAGGAGCGCGTCGAGACGAAGATCATCTCGGGTGACAACGCGGTCTCCGTGGGCGCGGTGGCCGCGAAGCTCGGCATGGCGCGCGCGGACCGTACGGTCGACGCGCGCACCCTGCCGGCCGACCGCGACGAGATGGCCGAGGTCCTCGACGACAACGCGGTCTTCGGCCGCGTCAACCCGCAGCAGAAGCGCGACATGGTCGCCGCGCTCAAGTCCCGCGGCCACGACGTGGCGATGACGGGCGACGGCGTCAACGACGTGCTGGCGCTGAAGGACGCGGACATCGGCGTGTCCATGGGCTCGGGCTCGGAGGCGTCGAAGGCCGTCGCGCAGATCGTCCTGCTGAACAACAGCTTCTCCACCCTTCCCTCGGTGGTCGCCGAAGGCCGCCGGGTCATCGGCAACATCGAGCGGGTCGCGAACCTGTTCCTGGTCAAGACCGTCTACTCGGTGCTGCTCGCGCTGCTCGTCGTCGCCACGCAGGTGCCGTACCCCTTCCTGCCGCGGCATCTGACGCTGCTGTCGACGCTGACGATCGGCGTGCCGGCGTTCTTCCTGGCGCTGGCGCCGAACAAGGAGCGGGCGCGGCCGCACTTCGTGCGCCGGGTGATGCGGTACGCGATCCCGGCGGGGCTGATCGCCGGGACGGCGACGTTCGTGACGTACATGCTGGCGCGGGCCCACTACTCGGGGCCGGGGGCGCTGGACGCGGAGACGTCGGCGGCGACGCTGACGCTCTTCCTGATCGCGATGTGGGTGCTGGTGATCATCGCGCGGCCGTACACCTGGTGGCGGGTGGGGCTGGTCGGGACGATGGCGCTGGGGTTCGTGATCGTGCTGGTCACGCCGTGGCTGCAGAAGTTCTTCGCGCTGAAGCTGGTGGGCGCGGAGATGCCGTGGACGGCGGTGGGGATCGCGGTCGCGTCGGCGGTGCTGCTGGAGTTCGCGTGGCGGTGGGTGACGCGCCGGTTCCCGGACTGA
- a CDS encoding MarR family winged helix-turn-helix transcriptional regulator: MLDLSQEENAAAVNSLRSAIMRLTRRLRHQRVDESLSPTEMSVLGTLFRCGPLGPGELARKEHVQPPSMTRIVAMLETKGLVRLEPHPEDRRQKVVSQTEQAEAMLEESRRKRNAWLAELAGGLSEEEWAALRDAAPVLEKLAHLPMPEAAPR; encoded by the coding sequence ATGCTTGACCTGTCCCAGGAGGAGAACGCCGCCGCGGTGAACTCGCTCCGCTCCGCGATCATGCGGCTGACCCGCCGCCTGCGGCACCAGCGCGTGGACGAGTCGCTGAGCCCGACCGAGATGTCGGTGCTCGGCACGCTCTTCCGCTGCGGTCCGCTCGGCCCCGGTGAGCTGGCGCGCAAGGAGCATGTCCAGCCGCCGTCGATGACGCGCATCGTGGCCATGCTGGAGACCAAGGGGCTGGTCCGGCTGGAGCCGCACCCGGAGGACCGGCGGCAGAAGGTCGTCAGCCAGACCGAGCAGGCCGAGGCGATGCTCGAGGAGAGCCGCCGCAAGCGCAACGCCTGGCTGGCCGAGCTGGCCGGCGGTCTGTCCGAGGAGGAGTGGGCCGCCCTGCGCGACGCCGCGCCGGTGCTCGAAAAGCTCGCCCACCTGCCGATGCCGGAGGCCGCACCACGCTGA
- a CDS encoding cold-shock protein gives MPTGKVKWFNSEKGFGFLSRDDGGDVFVHSSVLPDGVETLRPGQRVEFGVVAGQRGDQALSVTLLDPTPSVAAAQRRKPDELASIVQDLTTLLESVTQQLERGRYPDKAHGRKIAGMLRAVADQLDV, from the coding sequence GTGCCTACCGGCAAAGTCAAGTGGTTCAACAGCGAGAAGGGCTTCGGCTTCCTCTCCCGCGACGACGGCGGTGACGTCTTCGTGCACTCGTCGGTGCTGCCGGACGGGGTGGAGACGCTCCGGCCGGGTCAGCGCGTCGAGTTCGGCGTGGTGGCCGGGCAGCGCGGCGACCAGGCGCTGTCCGTGACGCTGCTGGACCCCACCCCGTCGGTCGCGGCCGCGCAGCGGCGCAAGCCGGACGAGCTGGCGTCGATCGTGCAGGATCTGACGACGCTGCTGGAGAGCGTGACGCAGCAGCTCGAACGCGGCCGGTACCCGGACAAGGCACACGGCCGCAAGATCGCCGGGATGCTCCGGGCCGTCGCCGATCAGCTGGACGTCTGA
- a CDS encoding futalosine hydrolase yields the protein MRGSGAVPGGDAVSGARVLVVVAVAAEAEAVERGGRGYDVVIGGVGPAAAAAGAAGALAAAPVPYDLVIAAGIGGGFAGVAPVGGVVVADEIVAADLGAETPDGFVSVTELGFGAVAHRPPPAAARAAAEAAGAVLGTVLTVSTVTGSAGRAAELRRRHPRAAAEAMEGFGVAEAATRHGVPVLEIRAVSNAVGPRDRAAWRIPEALNALTAAFAALPAFGELPDVAAVPDLAARPDLAEGGAPAADVAPADPAAGPAAHPARPDGEEPR from the coding sequence GTGCGTGGGAGTGGTGCGGTGCCGGGCGGAGACGCGGTGTCCGGTGCGCGGGTGCTGGTGGTGGTCGCCGTTGCCGCCGAGGCCGAGGCCGTCGAGCGGGGCGGGCGGGGGTACGACGTCGTGATCGGCGGCGTGGGGCCCGCTGCCGCCGCCGCGGGGGCCGCCGGCGCGCTGGCCGCGGCGCCCGTTCCGTACGACCTCGTCATCGCCGCCGGGATCGGCGGCGGCTTCGCGGGCGTCGCCCCCGTGGGCGGGGTGGTCGTGGCGGACGAGATCGTGGCCGCCGACCTGGGTGCGGAGACACCGGACGGGTTCGTGTCCGTCACCGAGCTGGGCTTCGGCGCCGTCGCCCACCGGCCGCCGCCGGCCGCGGCGCGGGCCGCGGCGGAGGCGGCCGGCGCGGTGCTGGGTACGGTGCTGACCGTGTCCACCGTCACCGGCTCCGCCGGGCGCGCCGCCGAGCTGCGCCGCCGCCATCCGCGCGCCGCGGCCGAGGCGATGGAGGGCTTCGGCGTCGCCGAGGCCGCCACCCGGCACGGCGTCCCGGTCCTGGAGATCCGCGCGGTGTCCAACGCCGTGGGCCCCCGCGACCGCGCCGCCTGGCGCATCCCGGAGGCGCTGAACGCCCTCACGGCCGCCTTCGCGGCCCTCCCCGCCTTCGGTGAACTCCCGGACGTCGCCGCCGTGCCCGACCTCGCGGCCCGGCCCGACCTCGCCGAGGGCGGCGCACCGGCCGCCGACGTGGCCCCCGCCGATCCCGCCGCCGGCCCGGCCGCCCACCCCGCTCGACCCGACGGAGAGGAGCCCCGATGA
- a CDS encoding HAD family hydrolase, translating into MRTHSPPPSFTVGFDLDMTLIDSRPGIKAVYEAIVAETGVYVDTDLVTSRLGPPVESELANWFPADRVAALGDRYRALYPDHGITPTAALPGAAAAIAAVQAAGGRALVVTAKSRPLAKLHIDHLGLAPDAVVGGLWADAKAEALTEYGASAYVGDHVGDVAGARAARVLSVAVATGPCPAAELRAAGADVVLPDLTAFPGWLAEHRAGAAGG; encoded by the coding sequence GTGCGTACTCATTCCCCGCCGCCGTCTTTCACGGTCGGCTTCGACCTGGACATGACCCTCATCGACTCCCGGCCGGGGATCAAGGCGGTGTACGAGGCGATCGTCGCCGAGACCGGCGTGTACGTCGACACCGACCTCGTGACCTCCCGCCTCGGCCCGCCGGTGGAGAGCGAGCTGGCGAACTGGTTCCCCGCCGACCGCGTGGCCGCCCTCGGCGACCGCTACCGCGCCCTCTACCCCGACCACGGCATAACCCCCACCGCAGCCCTGCCCGGCGCCGCCGCGGCGATCGCGGCGGTGCAGGCGGCGGGCGGCCGGGCGCTCGTGGTCACCGCCAAGAGCCGGCCGCTGGCGAAGCTGCACATCGACCACCTGGGCCTGGCCCCGGACGCGGTGGTCGGCGGGCTGTGGGCGGACGCGAAGGCGGAGGCGCTCACCGAGTACGGGGCGTCGGCGTACGTCGGCGACCACGTCGGCGACGTCGCGGGGGCGCGGGCGGCGCGGGTGCTGTCGGTGGCGGTGGCCACGGGGCCGTGCCCGGCGGCGGAGCTGCGGGCGGCGGGGGCGGATGTCGTGCTGCCGGACCTGACGGCGTTCCCGGGGTGGCTGGCGGAGCACCGGGCGGGGGCGGCGGGCGGCTGA